In a single window of the Gadus chalcogrammus isolate NIFS_2021 chromosome 20, NIFS_Gcha_1.0, whole genome shotgun sequence genome:
- the nr0b1 gene encoding nuclear receptor subfamily 0 group B member 1 — MATVEGCHCRGAAGGRNNSSILYSILKSDSLLSSDEHPQQHALHHLVHKTTTTSSSTSTSSSSSSAPTALLELRQQACSCNSTRRRGILRAPQVTCKAASAVLVKTIRFVKNVPCFRELPEDDQLVLVRSGWAALLVLGLAHDRVDFETTETVEPSMLQRILTGLPDRQSEVAPAEPSRGVAAGVCLVDIQAIKAFLKKCWTLDISTKEYAYLKGAVLFNPDVLGLRCLHYIQSLRRESHQALNEHVKLIHREDSTRFAKLLIALSMLRAISPPVVAQLFFKPVIGAVNMEEVLLEMFYGK; from the exons ATGGCCACTGTCGAGGGCTGCCACTGTCGGGGGGCCGCCGGTGGCCGGAACAACAGCAGCATCCTGTACAGCATTCTGAAGAGTGACAGCCTGCTGTCGAGCGACGAGCACCCGCAGCAGCACGCGCTGCATCACCTCGTGcacaagaccaccaccacctcgtcGTCTACCTCCAcaagctcttcttcttcttccgccCCGACTGCGCTGCTCGAGCTCCGGCAACAGGCTTGCTCGTGCAACTCCACGCGGCGTCGCGGGATTCTTCGCGCCCCGCAGGTCACTTGCAAAGCGGCGTCCGCGGTGCTCGTGAAGACGATACGCTTCGTGAAAAACGTGCCGTGTTTTCGCGAGTTACCGGAGGACGACCAGCTGGTGCTCGTGCGGAGCGGGTGGGCCGCGCTGCTCGTCTTGGGGCTCGCGCACGACCGGGTCGATTTCGAGACGACGGAGACGGTGGAGCCCAGCATGCTGCAGCGCATCCTCACCGGGTTACCGGACAGGCAGAGCGAGGTGGCGCCGGCCGAGCCGAGCAGGGGTGTCGCGGCCGGGGTCTGCCTAGTGGACATCCAGGCTATCAAAGCGTTCCTGAAGAAGTGCTGGACTCTGGATATCAGCACTAAGGAGTACGCGTACCTGAAAGGAGCCGTTCTCTTCAACCCTG ACGTGCTGGGCTTGCGCTGTCTGCACTACATACAGTCGCTGCGGCGGGAGTCGCACCAGGCGCTCAACGAGCACGTGAAGCTCATCCACCGGGAGGACAGCACGCGCTTCGCGAAGCTGCTGATCGCGCTGTCCATGCTGCGCGCAATCAGCCCCCCGGTGGTGGCGCAGCTCTTCTTCAAGCCCGTGATCGGCGCCGTCAACATGGAAGAGGTGCTGCTCGAGATGTTCTACGGGAAGTAG